The Mycolicibacterium flavescens genome has a segment encoding these proteins:
- the yfkM_1 gene encoding Pfpi family intracellular protease yields the protein MASSLNGKKIAFLVATEGVEQVELTEPWKAVEQAGGTPELVSTEVGKIQAFNHLTPADTFEAEKSADSVSASDYAALVLPGGVANPDNLRMNADAVAFAKSFFDEGKPVAVICHGPWTLVEADVVRGRTMTSWPSVKTDLVNAGANWVDDEVVECSRGPNTLVSSRKPDDLPAFCNTLVSAFAK from the coding sequence ATGGCAAGTTCACTGAATGGCAAGAAGATTGCGTTCCTGGTCGCTACCGAAGGTGTCGAGCAGGTCGAGCTGACCGAGCCGTGGAAGGCCGTCGAGCAGGCCGGGGGCACCCCTGAACTGGTGTCGACGGAGGTCGGCAAGATCCAGGCGTTCAACCACCTGACCCCCGCCGACACGTTCGAAGCCGAGAAGTCCGCCGATTCGGTGTCGGCGTCCGACTACGCCGCGTTGGTGCTGCCCGGCGGCGTGGCCAACCCGGACAACCTGCGCATGAACGCCGACGCGGTCGCGTTCGCAAAGAGCTTCTTCGACGAAGGCAAACCGGTCGCGGTCATCTGCCACGGACCGTGGACGCTCGTCGAGGCAGACGTGGTGCGCGGACGCACCATGACGTCGTGGCCCAGCGTGAAGACCGACCTGGTGAATGCCGGAGCCAACTGGGTGGATGACGAGGTCGTCGAATGCTCGCGTGGGCCAAACACTTTGGTGTCCAGCCGCAAACCCGATGACCTGCCGGCCTTCTGCAACACGTTGGTCAGCGCTTTCGCGAAGTAG
- a CDS encoding LemA family protein, with product MVTLLLTIALVLAVLAFIVFVVGYNKLRSADVRVAEALSGIDVELTRRASLIPSLVHTVQTFAAHEKGILDHVTNARAALTSATTGTSVALRSAAEKQLDTALAPLLALVQNYPQLNSSNNFLNLQENLTDSENKLAFARQYYNDSVATLNRLITTIPWMFVAPMTGVSEREYYQTPR from the coding sequence ATGGTGACGCTGCTACTGACGATCGCACTGGTGCTGGCGGTGCTGGCGTTCATCGTCTTCGTCGTCGGCTACAACAAACTGCGCTCGGCCGACGTACGCGTTGCCGAGGCGCTGAGCGGTATCGACGTCGAACTCACGCGTCGCGCGTCGCTGATTCCAAGCCTCGTGCACACCGTGCAGACCTTCGCCGCGCACGAGAAGGGCATCCTCGACCACGTCACCAACGCGCGCGCCGCGCTGACCTCGGCCACCACCGGCACATCGGTGGCCCTACGAAGCGCCGCCGAAAAGCAACTCGACACCGCGCTGGCCCCGCTGTTGGCGCTCGTCCAGAACTACCCGCAGCTGAACTCGTCGAACAACTTCCTCAACCTGCAGGAGAATCTCACCGACAGCGAGAACAAACTGGCGTTCGCGCGCCAGTACTACAACGACTCGGTCGCCACACTGAACCGGTTGATCACCACGATCCCGTGGATGTTCGTCGCACCGATGACCGGGGTGTCCGAACGGGAGTACTACCAGACCCCGCGCTGA
- the fmt_1 gene encoding methionyl-tRNA formyltransferase, translating to MRIVFAGTPEPALPALRRLIESPRHDVVAVLTRPDAASGRRGKPSPSPVARLALEHDIPLLRPSKPNSDEFIAELTELAPECCAVVAYGALLSERLLAVPEYGWVNLHFSVLPAWRGAAPVQAAIAAGDTVTGATTFLIEPALDSGPVYGVVTETIRPTDTAGDLLERLSVSGAELLDRTLDGIADGTLTAVPQPSEGVTIAPKITVDEARVRWDLPAHVVERRIRAVTPNPGAWTMIGDLRVKVAPVTVDEASQALAPGAIRVGRDGVRVGTASHPALLGQIQPPGKKLMNAADWARGARLDDSARAE from the coding sequence GTGCGCATCGTCTTCGCCGGCACCCCGGAACCCGCCCTGCCTGCGCTGCGCCGTCTCATCGAATCGCCACGTCACGACGTTGTCGCGGTGCTGACCCGCCCCGATGCGGCATCGGGTCGGCGCGGCAAGCCTTCACCGTCGCCGGTCGCGAGGCTGGCGCTCGAGCACGACATCCCGCTGCTGCGGCCCTCGAAGCCCAACTCCGACGAGTTCATCGCCGAACTGACCGAACTGGCACCGGAGTGCTGCGCGGTGGTCGCCTACGGCGCCCTGCTCAGCGAGCGGCTGCTCGCCGTGCCCGAATACGGCTGGGTGAACCTGCACTTCTCGGTGCTGCCGGCGTGGCGTGGAGCAGCGCCGGTGCAAGCGGCGATCGCGGCGGGGGACACCGTAACCGGCGCGACCACGTTCCTCATCGAACCTGCCCTCGACTCCGGTCCCGTCTACGGTGTCGTCACCGAAACCATCCGACCGACGGACACGGCAGGCGATCTCCTTGAGCGACTGTCGGTTTCGGGTGCGGAGCTGCTCGATCGCACGCTCGACGGAATCGCCGACGGCACGCTGACGGCGGTACCGCAGCCCTCGGAGGGAGTGACCATCGCCCCGAAGATCACCGTCGACGAGGCGCGCGTGCGGTGGGATCTGCCCGCCCATGTCGTCGAGCGGCGGATCCGCGCCGTCACACCGAATCCCGGCGCCTGGACGATGATCGGCGACCTTCGCGTCAAAGTCGCTCCCGTCACCGTCGACGAGGCCTCGCAGGCCCTGGCGCCGGGCGCTATCCGCGTCGGCCGCGATGGCGTGCGCGTCGGCACCGCGTCGCACCCTGCGCTGCTCGGACAGATTCAGCCACCGGGCAAGAAGCTCATGAACGCGGCCGACTGGGCCCGCGGCGCCCGCCTCGACGATTCGGCACGAGCCGAATGA
- the rpe gene encoding ribulose-phosphate 3-epimerase translates to MAGPLIAPSILAADFARLADEAEAVSGADWLHVDVMDNHFVPNLTIGQPVVESLLKVTDIPMDCHLMIENPERWAPPYAEAGAYNVTFHAEATDNPVGVARDIRAAGARAGLSVKPGTPLEPYLEILPEFDTLLIMSVEPGFGGQKFIPEVLVKVGTARRLVDAGELTIVVEIDGGINADTIEQAAEAGVDCFVAGSAVYSAEDPAAAVESLRRQAAAASKHLRA, encoded by the coding sequence ATGGCAGGACCCCTGATCGCGCCGTCGATCCTGGCGGCCGACTTCGCCAGGCTCGCCGACGAAGCCGAGGCCGTGAGCGGTGCGGACTGGCTGCACGTCGACGTGATGGACAACCACTTCGTGCCGAACCTGACCATCGGTCAGCCCGTCGTCGAGTCGCTGCTGAAGGTGACCGACATCCCGATGGACTGCCACCTGATGATCGAGAACCCCGAGCGGTGGGCGCCGCCGTATGCCGAAGCGGGCGCCTACAACGTCACGTTCCACGCCGAGGCCACCGACAACCCGGTCGGCGTCGCCCGCGACATCCGCGCCGCGGGCGCCAGAGCGGGGCTGTCGGTCAAGCCGGGCACCCCGCTGGAGCCGTACCTGGAGATCCTTCCCGAGTTCGACACGCTGCTGATCATGTCGGTGGAGCCGGGATTCGGCGGCCAGAAGTTCATCCCGGAAGTGCTGGTGAAAGTCGGTACGGCCCGGCGCCTCGTGGACGCGGGCGAGTTGACGATCGTCGTCGAGATCGACGGCGGCATCAACGCCGACACCATCGAGCAGGCGGCCGAGGCGGGGGTGGACTGCTTCGTCGCGGGCTCGGCCGTCTACAGCGCAGAGGACCCCGCCGCGGCGGTGGAGTCGTTGCGCAGGCAGGCCGCCGCTGCCTCCAAGCATCTGCGGGCATGA
- a CDS encoding lipoprotein release ABC transporter permease: protein MLIAALRDMQWRRRRFAIAVLSTAIIFGMTLVLTGLANGFQTEAERTVDSLGVDQFIVKAGASGPFVGATPFAPVELRRIAAAPGVDAAAPLAYAGGTATLDGATRNVDIFGAPERGPGMPAVIEGRAPTTPDEVAVSTTLGRGVGDEVEIASQTLRIVGLVENSTALANLPNVFLTTEGAQQLVYGGERLVASIGVRGSLEQVPNGYRAVDRTGAIEDLLRPLKVAVNSITIVAVLLWIVAALIVGSVVYLSALERLRDFAVFKAIGVPTRSVMAGLALQAVIVALLAALVGAGLSLLLGPLFPMQVIVPTEAFVALPVVAVAIGLIASAAGLRRAVSVDPALAFGGP from the coding sequence ATGCTCATCGCCGCGCTGCGCGACATGCAGTGGCGAAGGCGACGTTTCGCCATCGCGGTATTGTCCACCGCGATCATTTTCGGGATGACGCTGGTGCTCACAGGTTTGGCCAACGGTTTCCAGACCGAGGCCGAAAGGACCGTCGACAGCCTCGGCGTCGACCAGTTCATCGTGAAGGCGGGTGCGTCGGGTCCGTTCGTGGGTGCCACACCGTTCGCGCCCGTGGAATTGCGCCGTATCGCTGCCGCTCCCGGCGTCGACGCCGCCGCTCCCCTGGCCTACGCCGGCGGCACCGCCACCCTCGACGGGGCGACGCGCAACGTCGACATCTTCGGCGCGCCCGAACGCGGACCGGGTATGCCAGCCGTGATCGAAGGGCGCGCGCCCACGACCCCCGACGAAGTCGCGGTGTCCACCACATTGGGTCGCGGCGTCGGCGATGAGGTCGAGATCGCCTCGCAGACGCTACGTATCGTCGGCCTGGTGGAGAACTCGACCGCATTGGCGAACCTGCCCAATGTGTTTCTCACCACAGAGGGCGCACAGCAGTTGGTGTACGGCGGTGAGCGACTTGTCGCCTCCATTGGGGTGCGCGGCTCCCTTGAGCAGGTGCCGAACGGTTATCGGGCGGTCGACCGCACCGGAGCCATCGAGGATCTGCTGCGGCCGTTGAAGGTGGCCGTCAACTCCATCACGATCGTCGCGGTGCTGCTGTGGATCGTCGCCGCGCTGATCGTGGGTTCGGTCGTCTACCTGTCCGCGTTGGAACGGCTGCGGGACTTCGCCGTCTTCAAAGCGATTGGGGTGCCTACCCGTTCGGTGATGGCCGGACTCGCCCTGCAGGCGGTGATCGTGGCGCTGCTGGCCGCGTTGGTCGGCGCCGGGCTGTCGCTGTTGCTCGGACCGCTGTTCCCCATGCAGGTGATCGTGCCCACAGAGGCCTTCGTCGCGCTGCCGGTGGTCGCGGTGGCGATCGGCCTCATCGCCAGCGCGGCGGGGTTACGTCGCGCCGTGTCAGTCGATCCCGCACTGGCGTTCGGGGGGCCGTGA
- the ribE gene encoding riboflavin synthase alpha chain yields the protein MFTGIVEEVGEVVSKEDLGDFARLAIRGPLVTSDARHGDSIAVNGVCLTVVEVRPDATFTTDVIGETLNRSSLGRLAVGGRVNLERAAAVNSRLGGHIVQGHVDGTGHVIARTPSDRWVVVRIALPTALSRYVVEKGSITVDGVSLTVSGLGHDWFEVSLIPTTLDLTTLGRAEVGTLVNLEVDVIAKYVERLLAPQSD from the coding sequence GTGTTCACCGGAATCGTCGAAGAGGTCGGCGAGGTCGTCTCCAAGGAAGATCTCGGCGATTTCGCCCGGCTTGCCATCCGCGGGCCCCTCGTCACATCGGACGCTCGCCACGGTGACTCGATCGCGGTGAACGGCGTCTGCCTCACCGTTGTCGAGGTGCGCCCGGATGCGACGTTCACCACCGATGTGATCGGGGAGACGCTGAACCGCTCGAGCCTCGGCCGTCTCGCGGTGGGGGGCCGGGTCAACCTCGAACGTGCGGCGGCGGTGAACAGCCGGCTCGGCGGGCACATCGTGCAGGGCCACGTCGACGGCACCGGCCACGTGATCGCGCGCACCCCGTCGGATCGCTGGGTCGTGGTGCGCATCGCACTTCCCACCGCGCTGTCGCGGTATGTGGTGGAGAAGGGCTCCATCACCGTCGACGGTGTCTCGCTGACGGTGTCCGGGCTCGGACACGACTGGTTCGAGGTGTCGTTGATTCCCACGACGCTCGATCTCACGACGCTCGGCCGTGCCGAGGTCGGCACGCTGGTCAATCTCGAGGTGGACGTGATCGCCAAGTATGTCGAGCGGCTGCTCGCTCCGCAAAGCGATTGA
- a CDS encoding ABC-type antimicrobial peptide transport system, ATPase component: MGDLSIQNLVVEYTSGGHAVRPIDGMNLDVAAGSLVILMGPSGCGKTTLLSCLGGILQPTSGAIKFGDVEVTSLGANELATYRRETVGFVFQAFNLVPSLTAVENVMVPLRANGMSRRASRKRAEQLLARVGLQDRLEHRPGDLSGGQQQRVAVARAIALDPPLILADEPTAHLDFIQVEEVLKLIRELASDNRMVVVATHDSRILPLADRVVEMVPNFASTDRPPETVELEAGQVLFEQGTMGDQIYIVDDGEIEIIRELAGGGEELLKLAIEGDYFGEIGPLFHLPRSATARARTDATVVGYTVQAFRKRLGMAGVRDLIEHRPLSGELDGGPLSSEDAGPLDTEGAATQE, encoded by the coding sequence ATGGGCGATCTGTCGATCCAGAATCTCGTCGTCGAGTACACCAGCGGCGGGCACGCCGTGCGCCCGATCGACGGCATGAACCTCGACGTCGCGGCCGGCTCACTGGTGATTCTGATGGGCCCCAGCGGATGCGGGAAGACAACGCTGTTGTCGTGCCTCGGCGGGATCTTGCAACCCACTTCGGGTGCGATCAAATTCGGCGACGTCGAGGTGACCTCGCTCGGAGCCAACGAACTCGCGACATACCGGCGCGAGACGGTCGGATTCGTGTTCCAGGCCTTTAACCTGGTGCCCAGCCTCACCGCGGTCGAGAACGTGATGGTGCCGCTGCGCGCAAACGGCATGTCGCGCCGGGCTTCCCGGAAGCGGGCCGAACAGCTGCTGGCGCGGGTAGGGCTGCAGGACCGTCTCGAGCACCGGCCAGGCGACCTCAGCGGCGGGCAGCAGCAGCGGGTGGCGGTGGCCCGGGCGATCGCACTGGATCCCCCGCTGATCCTCGCCGACGAGCCCACGGCGCATCTGGACTTCATTCAGGTCGAAGAGGTTCTGAAGCTGATCCGCGAGCTTGCCTCCGACAACCGGATGGTGGTCGTCGCGACACATGACAGCCGGATCCTGCCGCTGGCGGATCGGGTCGTCGAGATGGTGCCGAACTTCGCCTCCACCGACCGCCCACCGGAGACCGTAGAGCTAGAAGCCGGTCAGGTGCTGTTCGAGCAGGGCACCATGGGTGACCAGATCTACATCGTTGACGACGGCGAGATCGAAATCATCCGCGAACTGGCCGGCGGCGGTGAGGAATTGCTGAAGTTGGCGATCGAAGGCGACTACTTCGGCGAGATCGGGCCGCTGTTCCATCTGCCCCGGTCAGCGACGGCCAGGGCGCGCACCGACGCGACCGTGGTGGGCTACACGGTGCAGGCTTTCCGAAAACGGTTGGGGATGGCCGGAGTCCGCGACCTCATCGAGCACCGCCCGCTGAGCGGCGAATTGGACGGGGGCCCGCTGAGCAGCGAGGACGCGGGCCCGCTGGACACCGAGGGCGCGGCTACCCAGGAATGA
- the rsmB gene encoding tRNA/rRNA cytosine-C5-methylase, translating to MSKPRSNRPQRRKPLDPARRVAFDVLRAVSEKDAYANLALPALLRERGISGRDAAFATELAYGACRTKGLLDAVISHAAGRATDRIDPVLLDLLRLGAYQLLRTRVEQHAAVSTTVEQAGIEFDSARAGFVNGVLRTIASRDEQSWVAELAPDAATDPIGHSAFVHAHPRWVAQAFADALGPDAGELDALLAADDARPAVHLAVRPGALSAQELAKQVDGTVGRYSPHAVYLTGGDPGRLQAVRDGNALVQDEGSQLVARALTLAEIDGTDGGRWLDLCSGPGGKTAMLAALAPDGARVTAVEPAPARADLVEQNTRGLPVDVLRVDGRDPGVEPGFDRVLVDAPCTGLGALRRRPEARWRRRPVDVPPLAKLQRELLASAIRLTRPGGVVLYATCSPHLAETVGVVADALRRHPVTALDTRPLFAPADNLGAGPYVQLWPHRHGTDAMFAAVLKVG from the coding sequence ATGAGCAAGCCGCGCAGCAACCGTCCGCAACGGCGCAAGCCTCTGGACCCGGCTCGCCGGGTCGCGTTCGACGTGTTGCGTGCCGTCTCGGAGAAAGACGCCTACGCAAACCTCGCCCTGCCGGCGTTGTTGCGGGAACGCGGCATCAGCGGCCGTGACGCGGCCTTCGCCACCGAACTCGCGTATGGCGCCTGCCGGACCAAAGGACTGTTGGACGCGGTCATCAGCCACGCCGCGGGCCGCGCGACCGACAGGATCGACCCCGTCCTGCTGGACCTTCTGCGGCTCGGCGCCTATCAGCTGCTGCGCACGCGGGTCGAGCAACACGCCGCGGTGTCCACCACCGTGGAGCAGGCCGGCATCGAGTTCGATTCGGCACGTGCCGGTTTCGTCAACGGCGTGTTGCGCACCATCGCCTCGCGCGACGAACAGTCCTGGGTCGCGGAACTGGCCCCGGACGCGGCGACCGACCCGATCGGTCATTCGGCGTTCGTGCATGCGCACCCCCGGTGGGTCGCGCAAGCGTTCGCCGATGCGCTGGGCCCCGACGCTGGTGAACTCGATGCGCTGCTCGCCGCCGACGACGCTCGGCCCGCCGTGCACCTCGCCGTGCGCCCAGGGGCGTTGAGTGCGCAGGAACTGGCCAAGCAGGTCGACGGCACGGTCGGCCGGTATTCGCCCCACGCGGTATACCTCACCGGCGGTGACCCGGGCCGGTTGCAGGCGGTGCGCGACGGCAATGCGCTGGTGCAGGATGAGGGCAGCCAACTCGTCGCGCGGGCGCTGACCCTGGCCGAGATCGACGGCACCGACGGCGGACGCTGGCTGGATCTGTGCTCGGGCCCCGGCGGGAAGACGGCCATGCTCGCCGCGTTGGCGCCCGACGGCGCACGGGTCACCGCGGTGGAGCCCGCGCCCGCGCGCGCCGATCTCGTCGAACAGAACACCCGCGGCCTTCCCGTGGACGTGCTGCGCGTCGACGGTCGCGACCCCGGCGTGGAACCCGGCTTCGACCGGGTGCTCGTGGACGCCCCCTGCACGGGCCTCGGTGCGCTGCGGCGCAGGCCCGAGGCACGGTGGCGGCGACGGCCCGTTGACGTGCCGCCGCTGGCCAAGCTACAACGTGAACTCCTGGCGTCGGCGATCCGGCTGACGCGGCCGGGCGGCGTGGTGCTCTACGCCACCTGTTCGCCGCACCTGGCCGAGACCGTTGGCGTCGTCGCCGACGCGTTGCGCCGACACCCCGTGACGGCGCTGGACACCCGGCCGCTGTTCGCGCCCGCGGACAATCTCGGAGCTGGGCCCTATGTCCAGTTGTGGCCGCACCGCCACGGCACCGATGCGATGTTCGCCGCCGTGCTCAAAGTAGGGTAG
- the ribD_2 gene encoding diaminohydroxyphosphoribosylaminopyrimidine deaminase, translated as MNLEAAMRLAVQQAEKVKGTTYPNPPVGAVILDRDGEVAGVGATEPPGGPHAEVVALRRAGERAAGGTAVVALEPCNHYGRTPPCVDALVAAGVSAVAYAVADPNPIAAGGAARLAGEGVAVTAGVLSDAVAGGPLREWLHKQRTGSPHVTWKFATSVDGRSAAADGSSQWITSEAARADVHRRRAVADAIVVGTGTVFVDDPALTARLPDGTLADRQPLRVVVGEREISQEARVLNDDSRTMVIRTRDPHEVIKALSDRTDVLLEGGPTLAGAFLRAGVINRILAYVAPILLGGPITAVDDVGVLSIAHAQRWRFDQIDPIGPDVLLSLIPG; from the coding sequence ATGAATCTCGAGGCCGCGATGCGGCTGGCGGTCCAACAAGCCGAGAAGGTCAAGGGCACAACCTATCCCAATCCGCCGGTCGGAGCGGTCATTCTGGACCGCGACGGCGAGGTGGCCGGTGTGGGGGCCACGGAGCCTCCCGGTGGGCCGCACGCCGAGGTGGTCGCGTTGCGTAGGGCGGGCGAGCGCGCCGCCGGAGGAACCGCCGTCGTGGCGCTCGAACCGTGCAATCACTACGGCCGCACCCCGCCCTGCGTGGATGCGCTTGTTGCCGCAGGCGTTTCGGCGGTTGCGTATGCGGTCGCCGACCCGAACCCGATCGCTGCCGGTGGGGCAGCGCGGCTCGCCGGGGAGGGGGTGGCCGTGACCGCGGGTGTGCTCTCCGACGCGGTAGCAGGCGGCCCGTTGCGCGAGTGGCTGCACAAACAGCGCACCGGATCGCCGCATGTGACATGGAAATTCGCGACCAGCGTGGACGGTCGCAGCGCGGCGGCCGACGGCAGCAGCCAGTGGATCACCAGCGAAGCCGCCCGCGCGGATGTGCACCGCAGGCGCGCCGTCGCCGACGCGATCGTGGTCGGCACCGGCACCGTGTTCGTCGACGATCCGGCACTGACGGCGCGTCTCCCCGACGGCACCCTCGCCGACCGTCAGCCGCTGCGGGTCGTCGTCGGAGAGCGCGAGATCTCGCAAGAGGCAAGGGTTCTCAACGACGACTCGCGCACCATGGTGATCCGTACCCGCGATCCCCACGAAGTGATCAAGGCGCTGTCCGATCGCACCGATGTGCTGCTCGAAGGTGGTCCGACGTTGGCGGGCGCGTTCTTGCGCGCCGGCGTCATCAACCGGATCCTGGCCTACGTCGCACCGATCCTCCTCGGTGGCCCGATTACCGCAGTCGATGATGTCGGTGTGCTGAGCATCGCGCACGCCCAGCGGTGGCGCTTCGATCAGATCGACCCCATCGGCCCCGACGTGCTGCTGAGCCTCATTCCTGGGTAG
- the lprG gene encoding Protein of uncharacterised function (DUF1396), translating to MPTRLLTIFAALVAAIALLAGCSSTSEESTKDLPDGATLLQQSSETTKKQTSAHLKLQVQGTIEKLPIEQLEGDLSNAPTFTAQGKVNLLMGGQRLEGLEFVVFDGDLYATLTPGGQLSNFGPAVDIYDASLILNPETGLGNVLDNFSDPKAEGRESVNGVETIRVTGNVSADAVNKIAPQLDMTGPAPATAWIAEDGDHKLAQVKLQTDSDSSVTMTVTEWGKPVTVTKPPAA from the coding sequence ATGCCCACGCGCCTCCTGACGATCTTCGCCGCCCTCGTTGCCGCCATCGCCCTTCTGGCCGGTTGCTCCTCCACATCGGAGGAATCCACGAAGGACCTCCCCGACGGCGCAACCCTGCTGCAGCAGTCCAGCGAAACGACAAAGAAACAGACCAGCGCGCACCTGAAGCTGCAGGTGCAGGGCACGATCGAGAAGCTGCCGATCGAGCAGCTCGAGGGTGACCTGAGCAACGCGCCCACGTTCACCGCACAGGGCAAGGTCAACCTGTTGATGGGGGGCCAGCGCCTGGAGGGCTTGGAGTTCGTGGTCTTCGACGGCGATCTCTATGCAACGTTGACCCCCGGGGGTCAGTTGTCGAACTTCGGTCCTGCAGTCGATATCTACGACGCTTCGCTGATACTCAATCCTGAGACTGGTTTGGGCAACGTGCTGGACAACTTCTCCGACCCGAAGGCCGAGGGTCGCGAATCGGTCAACGGCGTGGAGACCATCCGTGTCACCGGGAACGTCAGCGCCGATGCGGTCAACAAGATCGCCCCGCAGCTCGACATGACCGGTCCAGCGCCGGCAACAGCCTGGATCGCCGAGGACGGCGACCATAAGTTGGCCCAGGTCAAGTTGCAGACCGACTCCGACAGCAGCGTCACTATGACGGTGACGGAATGGGGCAAACCAGTGACGGTCACCAAGCCGCCGGCCGCCTAA
- a CDS encoding major facilitator transporter, with translation MSISTRAAGTESVLRAGSNRRIAISAGSLAVLLGALDTYVVVAIITDIIIDIGIPINQLQRVTPIITCYLLGYIAAMPLLGRASDRFGRKFILQVSLAGFAVGSVVTAMSNDLVPMVIGRTIQGVASGALLPVTLALAADLWASRNRATVLGGIGAAQELGSVLGPLYGIAVVAVLNTWRDVFWINLPLAALAMVLIHFSLPSRLKPENPERVDVVGGVLLAVALGLIVIGLYNPAPDGRKILPSYGLPVLLAALVAVVAFFVWERYSRTRLIEPAGVHFRPFLAALGASLCAGAALMVTLVNVELFGQGVLGKNQTDAVLLLLRFLIALPIGAVIGGWVATRIGDRLVAFVGLLIAGGGYYLISMWGTDVLTTHHDLGFVSLPVLDTDLAIAGLGLGLVIGPLTSATLRVVPAAQHGIASAAVVVARMIGMLIGLAGLTAWGLYRLNQHLQTLPFPPANTLAERLAAEATRYREAYVLQYGDIFLVTVVVCVVGALLGLLIGGKQEHADEPAEVVGETAADRVDGA, from the coding sequence ATGTCGATATCAACTCGAGCCGCGGGCACCGAATCCGTCCTGAGGGCGGGGTCGAATCGGCGAATCGCGATCAGCGCCGGCAGCCTCGCGGTGCTGCTCGGCGCGCTCGATACCTATGTCGTGGTCGCGATCATCACCGACATCATCATCGACATCGGAATCCCGATAAACCAGCTGCAGCGGGTGACCCCGATCATCACCTGCTACCTGCTCGGTTACATCGCCGCGATGCCGCTGTTGGGCCGGGCCTCGGACCGGTTCGGCCGCAAGTTCATCCTCCAGGTGAGCCTGGCCGGCTTCGCGGTCGGATCCGTCGTCACCGCGATGTCGAACGACCTGGTCCCCATGGTGATCGGCCGCACCATTCAGGGCGTCGCCAGCGGTGCGCTTCTGCCGGTCACGCTCGCGCTGGCCGCCGACCTGTGGGCCAGCCGTAACCGCGCCACAGTGCTCGGCGGGATCGGCGCCGCACAAGAGTTGGGCAGCGTGTTGGGACCGCTGTACGGCATCGCCGTGGTGGCGGTGCTGAACACGTGGCGCGACGTCTTCTGGATCAACCTGCCGTTGGCCGCCCTCGCGATGGTGCTGATCCACTTCAGTTTGCCTTCCCGCCTCAAGCCCGAGAACCCCGAACGGGTGGACGTCGTCGGCGGGGTGCTGCTTGCCGTCGCGCTGGGCCTGATCGTGATCGGGCTCTACAACCCGGCGCCCGACGGCCGCAAGATCCTGCCGAGTTACGGGCTTCCGGTGCTGTTGGCCGCACTGGTGGCCGTCGTGGCCTTCTTTGTCTGGGAGAGGTACTCACGCACACGCCTGATCGAACCCGCCGGCGTGCATTTTCGGCCGTTCCTGGCCGCGTTGGGCGCGTCCTTGTGCGCGGGCGCGGCGTTGATGGTGACTCTGGTCAACGTGGAACTGTTTGGGCAGGGTGTGCTCGGAAAGAACCAGACCGACGCCGTGCTCTTGCTGCTGCGCTTCCTGATCGCGCTGCCCATCGGCGCCGTGATCGGCGGGTGGGTCGCGACCCGCATCGGGGACCGCCTGGTGGCCTTCGTCGGTCTGCTGATCGCCGGAGGCGGTTACTACCTGATCTCAATGTGGGGCACCGACGTGCTGACCACCCACCACGACCTCGGGTTCGTCTCCCTGCCGGTGCTCGACACCGACCTGGCGATCGCCGGCCTCGGCCTGGGCTTGGTGATCGGGCCGTTGACCTCGGCGACGCTACGCGTAGTGCCAGCCGCCCAGCACGGCATCGCGTCGGCGGCCGTGGTGGTGGCGCGGATGATCGGCATGCTCATCGGCCTGGCCGGTTTGACCGCATGGGGTCTGTACCGACTAAACCAGCACCTTCAGACCCTGCCATTCCCGCCGGCCAACACGCTTGCCGAACGACTGGCCGCCGAAGCGACCCGCTACCGAGAGGCCTACGTGCTGCAGTACGGCGACATCTTCCTCGTCACGGTCGTGGTCTGCGTCGTCGGCGCCCTGTTGGGCCTCCTCATCGGCGGCAAGCAGGAGCACGCCGACGAACCGGCGGAAGTGGTCGGGGAAACGGCCGCCGATCGCGTCGACGGCGCCTAG